In Serratia sp. FDAARGOS_506, a genomic segment contains:
- a CDS encoding AraC family transcriptional regulator: MARQAMAIATGNGYTPSPVPRVKILYVDRHSPRQPVMYEPGIVIVFQGHKVGYCGNKMFQYDPRNYLLMTVPLPFECETFASPELPLVGLAVNIDTQMLQDLLIDIGDDDYLMQPRAESNGVNLAELTEELLCATERLLDVMAKPLDARVLGPQIVREILYYVLRGTCGASLQELVNRHTHFSQIAKALRRIENQYADNLNVEQLASEVNMSVSAFHHNFKAVTNTSPLQYVKSYRLHKARLLMVHDGLKASTAAIRVGYESASQFSREFKRLFGMTPSDEIARLRDVNPLLLEG; the protein is encoded by the coding sequence ATGGCGCGCCAGGCGATGGCTATCGCCACCGGCAACGGCTACACGCCGTCACCGGTGCCGCGGGTGAAGATCCTGTATGTCGATCGCCATAGCCCGCGTCAACCGGTGATGTACGAACCGGGGATCGTGATCGTCTTTCAGGGGCACAAGGTGGGCTATTGCGGCAACAAGATGTTCCAGTACGATCCGCGCAACTACCTGCTGATGACGGTGCCGTTGCCGTTCGAGTGCGAAACCTTCGCCAGCCCGGAACTGCCGCTGGTTGGGTTGGCGGTCAACATCGATACCCAAATGCTGCAGGATTTGCTGATCGATATCGGCGACGACGACTACCTGATGCAGCCGCGGGCGGAGAGTAACGGGGTGAACCTGGCTGAGCTGACGGAAGAGCTGCTGTGCGCCACCGAACGCCTGTTGGACGTGATGGCCAAGCCGCTCGATGCCCGGGTACTGGGGCCGCAGATCGTGCGCGAGATCCTCTACTATGTGCTGCGCGGCACCTGCGGCGCGTCGTTGCAGGAGCTGGTCAACCGCCATACCCACTTTAGCCAGATCGCCAAGGCGCTGCGGCGCATAGAAAATCAGTATGCCGACAACCTCAACGTCGAGCAGTTGGCCAGCGAGGTCAACATGAGCGTCTCAGCGTTCCACCACAACTTCAAAGCGGTGACCAACACCTCGCCGCTGCAATACGTGAAGTCGTACCGGCTGCATAAGGCGCGCCTGTTGATGGTGCATGACGGCCTGAAGGCCAGCACGGCGGCGATCCGCGTCGGCTACGAGAGCGCGTCGCAGTTTAGCCGTGAATTCAAGCGCCTGTTCGGCATGACGCCGAGCGATGAAATCGCCCGGCTGCGCGACGTTAACCCGCTGCTGCTGGAGGGCTGA
- the yqhD gene encoding alcohol dehydrogenase translates to MQNFILHTPTKILFGKDQIAEVAGQIPADARILITYGGGSVKKNGVLDQVYSALAGRDVREFSGIEPNPTYETLMKAVEVVKAENIDFLLAVGGGSVVDGTKFIAAAARYTADGDAWHILQTVGSHIADAVPMGCVLTLPATGSESNSGAVITRKSSGDKQHFFSPLVQPRFAVLDPVVTYSLPPRQIANGVVDAFVHTLEQYLTYPVDAKVQDRFAEGLLLTLLEDGPRALAEPENYAVRANVMWSATMALNGLIGAGVPQDWATHMLGHELTAMHDLDHAQTLAIVLPALLHEKKTQKREKLLQYAERVWGLREGSEDSRIDGAIAATRAFFEQMGVPTRMADYQLDGSSIPALLDKLQQHGMTALGEHQDITLDVSRRIYEAAR, encoded by the coding sequence ATGCAAAACTTCATTCTGCATACCCCAACCAAAATCCTGTTCGGCAAGGACCAAATTGCCGAAGTGGCCGGCCAGATCCCGGCGGACGCACGCATCCTGATCACCTACGGTGGCGGCAGCGTGAAGAAAAACGGCGTGCTGGACCAGGTATACAGCGCGCTGGCCGGCCGTGACGTACGGGAGTTCTCCGGCATTGAGCCGAACCCGACCTACGAAACGCTGATGAAAGCGGTCGAGGTGGTGAAGGCGGAAAACATCGATTTCCTGCTGGCAGTCGGCGGCGGTTCGGTGGTTGACGGCACCAAGTTCATCGCCGCCGCCGCCCGTTACACCGCCGACGGCGACGCCTGGCATATCCTGCAGACCGTCGGCAGCCACATCGCCGACGCGGTGCCGATGGGCTGCGTGCTGACGCTGCCGGCCACCGGTTCCGAATCCAACAGCGGCGCGGTGATCACCCGTAAAAGCAGCGGCGACAAGCAGCACTTCTTCTCGCCGCTGGTGCAGCCGCGCTTCGCCGTGCTGGATCCGGTGGTGACCTATTCACTGCCGCCGCGCCAGATCGCCAACGGCGTGGTCGACGCCTTCGTGCACACCCTGGAGCAGTATCTGACCTACCCGGTCGATGCCAAGGTGCAGGATCGCTTCGCCGAAGGGCTGCTGCTGACCCTGCTGGAAGACGGCCCGCGCGCGCTGGCCGAGCCGGAAAACTATGCGGTGCGCGCCAACGTGATGTGGAGCGCCACCATGGCGCTGAACGGCCTGATCGGCGCCGGGGTGCCGCAGGACTGGGCGACCCATATGCTGGGCCACGAGCTGACCGCCATGCACGATCTCGACCACGCGCAAACGCTGGCCATCGTGTTGCCGGCGCTGCTGCACGAGAAAAAAACGCAGAAGCGCGAAAAACTGCTGCAGTACGCTGAGCGCGTCTGGGGCCTGCGCGAAGGCAGCGAAGACAGTCGTATCGACGGCGCCATCGCCGCCACCCGCGCCTTCTTCGAACAGATGGGCGTGCCGACACGCATGGCGGATTATCAGCTCGACGGCAGCAGCATTCCGGCGCTGCTCGACAAGCTGCAGCAGCACGGCATGACCGCCCTGGGCGAACATCAGGACATCACCCTGGACGTCAGCCGCCGCATTTACGAAGCGGCACGTTAA
- the dkgA gene encoding 2,5-didehydrogluconate reductase DkgA, with amino-acid sequence MTTQQPIIKLHDGNLMPQLGLGVWQASIEETTRAVSKALEIGYRSIDTAAIYKNEEGVGAALQSSSLPRSELFITTKLWNDDQGDPLAALETSLEKLRLDYVDLYLIHWPRPQQDQYVSAWRELIKLRDQGLVKSIGVCNFHTPHLQRLLDETNVAPVVNQIELHPLLQQRQLRAWNATHHIATESWSPLAQGGEGVFDQPLIKALAEKYEKTPAQVVVRWHLDSGLIVIPKSVTPSRIRENFEVFDFKLDKDELGEIAKLDVGNRLGPDPDTL; translated from the coding sequence ATGACAACGCAACAACCCATCATCAAACTCCACGATGGTAATCTGATGCCGCAGTTGGGTCTCGGCGTTTGGCAGGCGAGTATTGAAGAGACCACCCGCGCGGTGAGCAAAGCGCTGGAGATCGGTTACCGCTCCATCGACACCGCCGCGATCTACAAGAACGAGGAAGGCGTCGGCGCCGCGCTGCAGTCCAGCTCGCTGCCGCGCAGCGAGCTGTTCATCACCACCAAGCTGTGGAACGACGATCAGGGCGATCCACTGGCGGCGCTGGAAACCAGTTTGGAAAAACTCAGGCTGGACTATGTGGATCTTTACCTGATCCACTGGCCGCGCCCGCAGCAAGATCAATACGTCTCCGCCTGGCGCGAACTGATCAAACTGCGCGATCAAGGCCTGGTCAAGAGCATCGGCGTATGCAACTTCCACACGCCGCACCTGCAGCGCCTGCTGGATGAAACCAACGTGGCGCCGGTCGTCAACCAGATAGAGCTACACCCGCTGCTGCAACAACGCCAGCTGCGCGCCTGGAACGCCACGCACCATATCGCCACTGAATCCTGGAGCCCGCTGGCGCAGGGCGGTGAAGGGGTGTTCGACCAGCCGCTGATCAAGGCACTGGCCGAGAAATACGAGAAAACCCCGGCGCAAGTCGTGGTGCGCTGGCACCTGGACAGCGGCCTTATCGTGATCCCGAAATCGGTCACGCCGTCGCGCATCCGCGAAAACTTCGAGGTGTTTGATTTCAAACTCGATAAGGACGAACTGGGCGAGATCGCCAAGCTGGACGTCGGCAACCGCCTCGGGCCGGATCCGGATACCCTGTAA
- a CDS encoding transglycosylase SLT domain-containing protein produces MKFSFSHGLRLGMLCVMLVLAGCAGKKQRVSYDRHAFDSAIKDAASEYGVDAKLITAMIQVESGFNPAAVSKSNAIGLMQLKADTAGCDAYRYKGKRGCPDDDDLRDPDTNIDLGAAYLATLQKQQLKGIANPVTLRYATIIAYVNGTGALLRTFSSNRQQAIAMINNLSPEAFNWHVRKYHPAPQAPRHLMKVEAAYDSL; encoded by the coding sequence ATGAAATTCTCTTTCTCACACGGGTTACGGCTGGGCATGCTTTGCGTCATGCTGGTGCTGGCGGGTTGCGCCGGCAAGAAACAGCGCGTCAGCTACGATCGCCACGCTTTCGATAGCGCCATTAAAGACGCAGCCAGCGAATACGGCGTGGACGCCAAGCTGATCACCGCCATGATCCAGGTGGAGTCCGGCTTCAACCCTGCTGCGGTGAGCAAATCCAACGCTATCGGCCTGATGCAGCTGAAAGCCGATACCGCCGGCTGCGATGCCTACCGCTACAAAGGCAAACGCGGTTGCCCGGACGATGACGACCTGCGGGATCCCGACACCAATATCGATCTCGGCGCCGCCTACCTGGCCACCTTGCAAAAACAGCAGCTTAAAGGGATCGCGAATCCTGTTACGCTGCGCTACGCCACCATCATCGCCTACGTCAACGGCACCGGCGCGCTGCTGCGCACCTTCTCCAGCAACCGCCAGCAGGCCATCGCGATGATCAATAACCTGTCGCCGGAAGCCTTTAACTGGCACGTGCGCAAATACCATCCCGCTCCGCAGGCGCCACGCCATTTGATGAAAGTGGAAGCCGCCTACGATAGTTTGTGA
- a CDS encoding YgiQ family radical SAM protein, with product MSTTSLIQPDRELFSYKPYWAECFGTAPFLPMSRAEMDQLGWDSCDVIIISGDAYVDHPSFGMAIIGRMLEAQGFRVGIIAQPDWSNKEDFMRLGKPNLFFGITAGNMDSMINRYTADRKLRHDDAYTAGNVGGKRPDRATLVYSQRCKEAYKDVPIVLGGIEASLRRIAHYDYWSDTVRRSVLVDSKADMLIYGNGERPLVEVAHRLAAGEKIGDIHDIRNTAVMRKEALPGWSGVDSTRLDKPGRIEPIPNPYGDDLPCADGAKPKEPEAKPVTVRAAKPKPWEKTYVLLPSFEKVKGDKVLYAHTSRILHHETNPGCARALMQKHGDRYVWINPPAIPLTTPEMDSVFALPYQRVPHPSYGQDRIPAYDMIRFSVNIMRGCYGGCSFCSITEHEGRIIQSRSEDSIVREIEEIRDKVPGFTGVISDLGGPTANMYMLRCTNPRAEQTCRRASCVYPEICTYMDTNHEPTIKLYRRARSLEGIKKILIASGVRYDLAVEDPRYIKELATHHVGGYLKIAPEHTEEGPLSKMMKPGMGSYDRFKQLFDHYSKQAGKEQYLIPYFISSHPGTRDEDMVNLALWLKKNRFRLDQVQNFYPSPMANSTTMYYSGKNPLSKVGYKSEDVVVPRGDRQRRLHKALLRYHDPANWALIRTALEEMGLKHLIGSRRECLVPAPSIDEQREAKRLQRHTRPALTKHTDISRQRTPSNQPPRKPIRKAKP from the coding sequence ATGAGCACCACCAGCCTGATCCAACCCGATCGTGAACTGTTTTCCTATAAGCCCTATTGGGCGGAATGTTTTGGCACCGCGCCGTTTTTACCGATGTCGCGAGCAGAGATGGATCAATTAGGCTGGGACAGCTGCGACGTGATCATCATCAGCGGCGATGCCTATGTCGATCATCCGAGCTTCGGCATGGCGATCATCGGCCGCATGCTGGAAGCGCAGGGCTTTCGCGTCGGCATCATCGCGCAGCCGGACTGGAGCAATAAAGAAGATTTTATGCGGTTGGGCAAACCGAACCTGTTCTTCGGCATCACCGCCGGCAATATGGACTCGATGATCAACCGCTACACCGCCGATCGCAAACTGCGCCACGACGATGCTTACACTGCCGGCAACGTCGGCGGCAAACGCCCGGATCGCGCCACCTTGGTCTACAGCCAGCGTTGTAAAGAAGCCTATAAAGACGTGCCGATCGTGCTGGGCGGCATCGAAGCCAGCCTGCGCCGCATCGCCCACTACGATTACTGGTCGGATACCGTGCGCCGCTCGGTGCTGGTGGATTCCAAAGCCGACATGCTGATCTACGGCAACGGCGAACGCCCGCTGGTGGAAGTGGCGCATCGCCTGGCCGCCGGTGAGAAGATCGGCGACATCCATGATATACGCAACACTGCGGTGATGCGCAAAGAAGCGCTGCCGGGCTGGAGCGGCGTGGATTCCACCCGCCTCGACAAACCGGGCCGCATCGAACCTATCCCGAACCCGTACGGCGACGATCTGCCGTGCGCCGACGGCGCAAAGCCGAAAGAGCCGGAGGCCAAGCCTGTCACCGTGCGCGCCGCCAAGCCGAAGCCGTGGGAGAAGACTTACGTGCTGTTGCCGTCCTTCGAGAAAGTGAAGGGCGACAAGGTGCTGTATGCGCACACCTCGCGCATTCTGCATCATGAAACCAACCCGGGTTGCGCCCGGGCGCTGATGCAGAAACACGGCGATCGTTACGTGTGGATCAATCCGCCGGCGATCCCGCTGACCACGCCGGAGATGGACAGCGTCTTCGCGCTGCCTTATCAGCGCGTGCCGCATCCGTCCTACGGTCAAGATCGCATTCCGGCCTATGACATGATCCGTTTCTCGGTGAACATCATGCGCGGTTGCTACGGCGGTTGTTCGTTCTGTTCGATCACCGAGCACGAAGGGCGCATTATCCAGAGCCGTTCGGAAGATTCGATCGTTCGCGAAATCGAAGAGATCCGCGACAAGGTGCCGGGCTTTACCGGCGTGATCTCCGATCTGGGCGGCCCGACCGCCAACATGTATATGCTGCGCTGCACCAATCCGCGCGCCGAGCAGACCTGCCGCCGCGCCTCGTGCGTGTATCCGGAGATCTGCACCTACATGGACACCAACCACGAGCCGACCATCAAGCTGTATCGCCGTGCGCGTTCGCTGGAGGGCATCAAGAAGATCCTGATCGCCTCCGGGGTTCGTTACGATCTGGCGGTGGAAGATCCGCGCTATATCAAGGAGCTGGCGACCCACCACGTCGGCGGTTACCTGAAGATTGCGCCGGAGCACACCGAAGAAGGCCCACTGTCGAAGATGATGAAACCGGGCATGGGCAGCTACGATCGCTTCAAGCAGCTGTTTGATCACTATTCAAAGCAGGCGGGCAAAGAGCAGTACCTGATCCCGTACTTCATCTCGTCTCATCCGGGCACCCGCGATGAAGACATGGTTAACCTGGCGCTGTGGCTGAAGAAGAACCGTTTCCGCCTCGATCAGGTGCAGAACTTCTATCCTTCGCCGATGGCTAACTCCACCACCATGTACTACAGCGGCAAAAACCCGCTGAGCAAGGTAGGGTACAAGAGCGAAGACGTGGTAGTGCCGCGCGGCGATCGCCAGCGCCGTCTGCACAAGGCGCTGCTGCGTTACCACGATCCGGCCAACTGGGCGCTGATCCGCACCGCGCTGGAAGAGATGGGGTTGAAGCACCTGATCGGCAGCCGCCGCGAGTGTCTGGTGCCTGCGCCGAGCATCGACGAGCAGCGCGAAGCGAAACGGCTGCAGCGCCATACCCGGCCGGCGCTGACCAAACATACCGATATCAGTCGGCAGCGCACGCCGTCCAACCAGCCGCCGCGTAAACCGATTCGCAAGGCCAAGCCGTAA
- a CDS encoding GntR family transcriptional regulator: protein MTDFMAWLRGHLAQGAVAPRYIQLAAAIEIAIRQQVLAAEAFLPPERQMAEGLALSRVTVSKAMRLLEEKGLISRQQGVGTRVAMRIGYSLDKDSGFTAQALRHGSSVSNRWLLRARVGAPAKAAAALGLAEGDEVIKLRRLRLLNGSPVSLETTYIPPCFLPEPGQLEHSLYALWQSRGIVPENKHFLLKAVSCSDEVAELLNVPCGAPLLHITQTSRNAQGEALEFSDILCRSDVYEFEVNG, encoded by the coding sequence ATGACGGATTTTATGGCCTGGCTGCGTGGCCATCTGGCTCAAGGGGCGGTGGCGCCGCGTTATATTCAGCTGGCGGCGGCGATAGAAATCGCGATCAGGCAGCAGGTGTTGGCGGCGGAGGCGTTTTTGCCGCCGGAACGGCAGATGGCGGAAGGTTTGGCGCTGTCGCGCGTCACCGTCAGCAAGGCGATGAGGCTGTTGGAGGAAAAGGGGCTGATTTCGCGGCAGCAGGGCGTTGGCACCCGCGTGGCGATGCGCATCGGCTATTCCCTCGATAAGGACAGCGGTTTCACCGCTCAGGCGCTGCGCCACGGTAGCAGCGTCAGCAACCGATGGCTGTTGCGCGCCCGGGTCGGCGCGCCGGCCAAGGCCGCGGCGGCGCTGGGGCTGGCGGAAGGGGATGAGGTGATCAAACTGCGGCGTTTACGCTTGCTGAACGGCAGCCCGGTCTCGCTGGAAACCACCTATATTCCGCCGTGCTTTCTGCCTGAACCGGGGCAGCTGGAACATTCGCTGTATGCGTTATGGCAATCGCGCGGCATCGTGCCTGAAAATAAACATTTTTTGTTGAAGGCGGTATCCTGCAGCGACGAGGTCGCCGAGCTGCTCAACGTGCCGTGCGGCGCGCCGTTGTTGCACATCACCCAGACCAGCCGCAACGCCCAGGGTGAGGCGCTGGAATTCAGCGATATCTTGTGCCGCAGCGACGTTTATGAATTCGAAGTGAACGGTTAG
- a CDS encoding cytosine permease produces MTDDINRNEAWKVESTGIDRVPDAEQTGKPIELFWIWSAANIGILGVVYGAIIVGFGLSFLQSVLAALVGVASFVLVGLTSFAGKRGRTSTLTLSRVIFGLKGNVAPTLFSWINLMGWEAVNVITGTLTLAALFEAFGMGTSHLLTAFSLLLFGGLTVVVSLLGQNTVVWMQSWFSRIFGTMTLIVVLYILFNTEWSQVLALPSGSWLTGFLPAVSVIAAGTGISWAIAGADYSRYQSPRSSSKSIFAAVMSGACLPLMLLMLAGILLSVQLPNLASAANPIALIGSVLPAWMAIPYLLAATAGIVTIAVLSLYSASLNLLTIGVQVKQWLAVSIDAVVVLGIALYVLFISGDFMGPFISFLVFCGVFLAAWEAIFLLDYLCLRRRHGYDGNALYGLHGQNRGVRKAPLFCWFLGALCGLLVTKTGFIDGPLAKGLFADSSLGLFVSFAVSLIAYGLYLTQRREHQ; encoded by the coding sequence ATGACCGATGATATCAATCGCAATGAAGCATGGAAGGTAGAAAGCACCGGTATCGACCGGGTGCCGGACGCAGAGCAAACCGGTAAGCCCATCGAACTGTTTTGGATCTGGTCGGCGGCCAATATCGGTATCCTCGGCGTGGTGTACGGCGCCATCATCGTTGGGTTCGGCTTATCATTTCTGCAATCGGTACTCGCCGCGCTGGTCGGCGTTGCCAGCTTCGTTCTGGTCGGCCTCACCAGCTTCGCCGGCAAACGCGGGCGCACCTCTACGCTGACGCTCTCTCGAGTGATTTTCGGCCTGAAGGGTAACGTGGCACCCACCCTCTTCAGTTGGATCAACCTGATGGGCTGGGAAGCGGTCAACGTGATCACCGGCACCCTGACGCTGGCGGCGCTGTTTGAGGCCTTCGGGATGGGAACCAGCCACCTGCTGACCGCGTTCAGCCTGCTGCTGTTCGGCGGCCTCACGGTCGTCGTCAGCCTGCTGGGGCAAAATACCGTGGTCTGGATGCAAAGCTGGTTCAGCCGCATCTTCGGCACCATGACGCTGATCGTGGTGCTCTATATCTTGTTCAACACCGAGTGGAGCCAGGTGCTGGCGCTGCCTTCCGGCAGCTGGTTGACCGGCTTCCTGCCTGCGGTATCGGTGATTGCCGCCGGCACCGGCATCAGTTGGGCGATCGCCGGCGCCGATTACAGCCGCTATCAAAGCCCGAGGTCGTCGAGCAAAAGCATTTTCGCCGCGGTGATGAGCGGCGCCTGCTTGCCGCTGATGTTGCTGATGCTGGCCGGCATTCTGCTTTCCGTACAACTGCCCAATCTGGCCAGCGCTGCCAACCCCATCGCGCTGATAGGCTCAGTGCTGCCCGCCTGGATGGCGATCCCTTATCTGCTGGCCGCCACCGCCGGCATCGTCACCATCGCGGTGCTCAGCCTGTATTCCGCCAGCCTTAACCTGCTGACCATCGGCGTGCAGGTCAAACAGTGGTTGGCGGTGTCGATCGACGCGGTCGTGGTACTGGGCATCGCCCTGTATGTGCTGTTCATCTCCGGCGATTTCATGGGGCCGTTCATCTCCTTCCTGGTGTTCTGCGGGGTGTTCCTGGCGGCCTGGGAGGCGATTTTCCTGCTCGATTACCTGTGCCTGCGCCGCCGCCACGGGTATGATGGCAACGCTTTGTACGGCCTGCATGGCCAGAACCGCGGCGTGCGCAAAGCCCCGCTGTTCTGCTGGTTCCTCGGCGCCCTGTGCGGCCTGCTGGTCACCAAAACCGGTTTTATCGACGGCCCGCTGGCCAAAGGCTTGTTCGCCGATTCCAGCCTGGGGCTGTTTGTGTCGTTTGCGGTTAGTCTGATCGCTTACGGTCTGTATCTGACCCAACGCAGAGAACATCAATGA
- a CDS encoding PfkB family carbohydrate kinase — MSEWEAVTPVLVIGGAVGDLVMTLPRLPTSGEDIEAQPQERQIGGCAFNVARALVRLETPVINGMPVGNGEWGAAVEAAMGELGLEVLLRHGQMDNGWCLALVEPNGERTFITVSGCESQWNKAQLATLPLTEHTLIYASGYELAGESGEALREWLTRMPFDQPRLIDPGPRIAQLSEDFFAMLSDSHTLLTLNRDEVAALCGAGDAVEAAQRYASARNLTLICRLDRDGAWICDGRTPPLHVPAYPVDVVDTIGAGDAHCAGLLAALSAGWPLPQAVDLANRVAACVVASLGAANPPDWQQLQQRFPQA, encoded by the coding sequence ATGAGTGAGTGGGAAGCTGTAACACCTGTCCTGGTTATTGGAGGCGCGGTCGGCGATCTGGTGATGACGCTGCCGCGCCTGCCGACCAGCGGCGAAGATATCGAAGCCCAGCCGCAGGAGCGGCAAATCGGCGGCTGCGCGTTCAACGTGGCGCGCGCGCTGGTGCGCCTGGAAACGCCGGTGATTAACGGCATGCCGGTTGGCAACGGCGAATGGGGCGCGGCTGTCGAAGCCGCCATGGGCGAGCTGGGGCTGGAGGTGCTGTTGCGCCACGGCCAGATGGACAACGGCTGGTGCCTGGCGCTGGTGGAACCGAACGGCGAACGCACCTTCATCACGGTTTCCGGCTGCGAAAGCCAATGGAATAAAGCGCAGCTGGCGACGCTGCCGCTGACGGAGCACACCCTGATCTACGCCAGCGGCTACGAACTGGCGGGTGAAAGCGGCGAAGCGCTGCGCGAGTGGCTGACGCGCATGCCGTTCGACCAACCGCGCCTGATCGATCCCGGCCCGCGCATCGCTCAGCTCAGCGAAGATTTCTTCGCCATGCTCAGCGACAGCCATACCCTATTGACGCTCAACCGCGACGAAGTGGCCGCGCTGTGCGGCGCCGGCGACGCCGTGGAGGCCGCGCAGCGCTATGCCTCCGCCCGTAATCTGACGCTGATCTGCCGCCTGGATCGCGACGGCGCGTGGATCTGCGACGGCCGCACGCCGCCGCTGCACGTTCCCGCCTATCCGGTAGACGTCGTCGATACCATCGGCGCAGGCGATGCCCACTGCGCCGGTTTGCTGGCGGCTCTGTCCGCCGGCTGGCCGCTGCCGCAGGCAGTCGATCTGGCCAACCGAGTCGCCGCCTGCGTAGTGGCCAGCCTCGGGGCCGCCAATCCGCCGGACTGGCAGCAGTTGCAACAGCGCTTCCCTCAAGCCTGA